Within the Hallerella porci genome, the region CTTTGATTTTGCTTTTCGCTTCTTCAATTTTGAAATTTCAAAGCTCTTTTTTTAGCTAACAAAAACTAAATGACACAGTTTATTTGACAGAACCTTCAAGAGGGCCATGAGGCGTTTTTTTGTCCTGTTGGAATGGCTGTACTGTTGCTTCCTTTGCCGGGAAGGGGTGAATAAAAACGGCGAACCTCCTTATCCTGCGCTCGCGAAGTGACTTTTTAAGGGTCAACTAATTAGATGTGATTAAAGATAACGGTAGGGAAGGGAGTAGAATAGCAAAAAGATTAAATGTTATAAATTTTTAAAGCCCTCATAATCACTGAAACCAAGCATATAAATTGCCATTGCAATTGATAAATCTGGGTTACCAAAATTCTTTTTTTCTGATAAAACTCGGAGTTCTTCGATTACAGTGTCGTGTGGTACAAGAGAATTATCGAGCTCTTGAACTGCGGAATTTATAACCGAAGGTAATATCATGCACAATTGATAAAAAGCGTCTTTTTGCCCCGTAATCATAGCATAAAATTGGTCAAGACTTACTCTACGAATGAGCTTGTGTCCAACTTTCTTTTTATCAACAGATGTTTCCCACTTAATATTTTGTGAATGTTGGGCAATCGCTTCAACTAAAAAGCAGGCACAATCGTCATTATCTAAAATTTGAGATTGCATTTTAATAAATGTTTTTCCTGCCGATGCTGAATTCATTGTGTTATGTTTATTTTTCATTTCAACATAAATTGTGTGAACAACGCCAGCATTTGGAATTTCAATTCCATTTGGATTTTCATAAATAACATCCCAGCCGCCTTCTTCACCATTTTGTGGAACTCGGCAATTTTTTATATATTGGAAAATCCTTTGATGGAAATATCCAATATCATTGTTATTTGATTTATCTCGTTGTCTAAAAATTTCATTATTGATAATTTCAGCCCACGACATTTGATAAACTGATTTGTCAAAAATCAATTTGATAGGGTCAACAATATTTTTATTAAATCGCTTTAAATTAAATGATTCAAGTTTCTCACCATATTTTTTTATGGTTTCGACAACATGTTTTTTAAAGTCATTTTCTGAAATAAAATTAAGATTCCACATTATAATTCCTCCAATGTTTCTTTTATTTTTTTGGCGATGTCGTATGCTAAATTTACAGGTACAGCATTCCCAACTTGTTTGTATTGCTGTCCTACGCTTCCACAAAATTTCCAATTATCAGGAAAACTTTGGCATCTTGCATTTTCACGAATAGTAAATGGTCTTGCCTCTAATGGGTGGCAGCGATCTGTTTGCTTTTGACTTGGGGAAGTTAAAACCGTTAAAGAAGGCTCATCAAGGCTCAATCTTCTTAAAATTCCAGTTCTCCCGCCTTCCATATTCCAGCAACTTTTCATATATTCTTTCGCAATATCTTCTGGAATATCACGCCAATAACCACCAGGAGGAACCATTTCAAAAATTTTTTTCTTATAAGCAGAATAAGGTGTTCCTTCACTTTTCGGGCAATCTAAGAGAATATCTCTTAGAACAGGTTTATACTTATGTGGAGTTGGAAATTCAAAATGAGTCTTTTCAATCAAATCATTTCTAATTCCAATTGTAATAAGACGTTCTCTCTTTTGCGCAACACCATAATCCCAAGCATTTAAAACCTGTTTTTGAATTTTATATCCGCAAGTTTCAAAAATTTCTAGAATCGTTTTATACGTGCGCCCTTTATCATGGCTTAATAAGCCTTTTACATTTTCAAATAAAAACATTTTAGGCTGCAACTGTTCCAAAAATTTTGCATAATGATAAAAGAGAGTTCCACGAGCATCTTCTAAGCCTAAACGTTTTCCGGCGTAAGAAAAACTTTGGCAAGGTGCTCCACCGGAAAGTAAATCTAATTCACCTCTTTTTATTCCAAAATATTCCTGTAAATTAAGGCAAGAAATATTTTTTACATCATCATGAATAACTCTCCAATTTGGACGGTTCTTTTTTAGTGTGTCTGATGCATCTTTATCAAACTCAACAAGACCTAATGCATTAAATCCTGCTTTTTCAATTCCTAAAGCTAATCCTCCTGCGCCAGCAAAAAGCTCAATGCAGGAAAATTTTTTTTGCAATTTATGCGTATCTTTCGTAGTTTTAATTAGCGAAAGAGAATTTGCTGATAAATTTTTATTCATGGAACTTATAACAGAAACATTTGCTGTTTCTTGCAACTTTGAAATTTTTGTATGATGAGATGTTACTGTAGTCACATAACCTCCATATATGTATAAAATAGAAAAGTTTAATTCTAGTGTCTAAATAGTATTTTGGCAAAAT harbors:
- a CDS encoding Eco47II family restriction endonuclease — protein: MWNLNFISENDFKKHVVETIKKYGEKLESFNLKRFNKNIVDPIKLIFDKSVYQMSWAEIINNEIFRQRDKSNNNDIGYFHQRIFQYIKNCRVPQNGEEGGWDVIYENPNGIEIPNAGVVHTIYVEMKNKHNTMNSASAGKTFIKMQSQILDNDDCACFLVEAIAQHSQNIKWETSVDKKKVGHKLIRRVSLDQFYAMITGQKDAFYQLCMILPSVINSAVQELDNSLVPHDTVIEELRVLSEKKNFGNPDLSIAMAIYMLGFSDYEGFKNL
- a CDS encoding DNA cytosine methyltransferase — protein: MNKNLSANSLSLIKTTKDTHKLQKKFSCIELFAGAGGLALGIEKAGFNALGLVEFDKDASDTLKKNRPNWRVIHDDVKNISCLNLQEYFGIKRGELDLLSGGAPCQSFSYAGKRLGLEDARGTLFYHYAKFLEQLQPKMFLFENVKGLLSHDKGRTYKTILEIFETCGYKIQKQVLNAWDYGVAQKRERLITIGIRNDLIEKTHFEFPTPHKYKPVLRDILLDCPKSEGTPYSAYKKKIFEMVPPGGYWRDIPEDIAKEYMKSCWNMEGGRTGILRRLSLDEPSLTVLTSPSQKQTDRCHPLEARPFTIRENARCQSFPDNWKFCGSVGQQYKQVGNAVPVNLAYDIAKKIKETLEEL